The following are encoded together in the Janthinobacterium sp. Marseille genome:
- a CDS encoding nucleoside deaminase, with amino-acid sequence MNSGINTETSKLSTRDLELLRQSIALSEESKQRGRHPFAALVADEHGNVIVTAGNNSMPPEGDPTQHAELLAAARAAQKLSPEQLAKSTLYTSAEPCCMCSGAIYWTGIGRVVYALSEHNLLGLTGDHPENPTFSLPCREVFVRGQRQVEVVGPLLEDEAAKAHEGFWK; translated from the coding sequence ATGAATAGTGGTATCAACACCGAAACTTCAAAACTCTCTACCCGTGATCTGGAACTATTGCGGCAATCGATCGCTTTGTCAGAAGAGTCGAAGCAGCGCGGCCGTCATCCGTTTGCGGCGTTGGTGGCAGATGAACATGGCAATGTCATTGTCACCGCCGGCAATAACTCAATGCCACCGGAAGGTGATCCGACCCAGCATGCCGAGCTGCTTGCTGCCGCACGCGCCGCGCAAAAGCTAAGCCCGGAACAGCTCGCCAAAAGCACGCTCTACACCAGTGCCGAGCCGTGCTGCATGTGTTCCGGTGCGATCTACTGGACCGGTATCGGTCGCGTGGTGTATGCCTTGTCCGAACATAATTTGCTGGGCCTGACCGGCGACCATCCGGAAAACCCGACTTTCTCACTTCCGTGCCGTGAAGTATTCGTGCGCGGCCAGCGTCAGGTGGAAGTGGTGGGGCCGCTGCTGGAGGACGAGGCTGCCAAGGCGCATGAGGGATTTTGGAAATAA